A window of Gemmatimonadota bacterium contains these coding sequences:
- a CDS encoding 50S ribosomal protein L1, whose translation MKTHGKKYRAAAAKVAPNTQFAPKAALELVKGAAFAKFDETVEVAVRLGVDPRHADQVVRGTVVLPAGTGTPVRVLVIAVGDKAKEAEAAGADFVGTEYVAKIKEGWTDFDVMIATPDQMGQVGQLGRVLGPRGLMPNPKAGTVTFDVARAVRETKAGKIEFRVDKAGNVQAPIGKVSFGVDALESNFSAFMDQIVRSKPAAAKGVYVKTVAVSSTMGPGVRIDTNPYR comes from the coding sequence ATGAAGACGCATGGCAAGAAGTACCGGGCCGCGGCCGCGAAGGTCGCCCCGAACACGCAGTTCGCGCCGAAGGCCGCCCTCGAGCTCGTCAAGGGTGCCGCGTTCGCCAAGTTCGACGAGACCGTCGAAGTGGCCGTCCGCCTCGGCGTCGATCCGCGCCACGCCGACCAGGTCGTGCGCGGCACCGTCGTCCTCCCCGCCGGCACCGGCACCCCGGTCCGCGTTCTCGTCATCGCCGTCGGCGACAAGGCGAAGGAAGCGGAGGCCGCGGGCGCCGATTTCGTCGGCACCGAGTACGTCGCCAAGATCAAGGAAGGCTGGACCGACTTCGACGTCATGATCGCCACGCCGGACCAGATGGGCCAGGTCGGCCAGCTCGGCCGCGTGCTCGGCCCCCGCGGCCTCATGCCGAACCCCAAGGCCGGCACCGTCACGTTCGACGTGGCGCGCGCGGTCCGGGAGACGAAGGCCGGCAAGATCGAGTTCCGCGTCGACAAGGCCGGCAACGTCCAGGCCCCCATCGGCAAGGTCTCGTTCGGCGTCGACGCCCTCGAGTCCAACTTCTCGGCCTTCATGGACCAGATCGTCCGCTCCAAGCCCGCCGCGGCGAAGGGCGTCTATGTGAAGACCGTCGCCGTGTCCAGCACCATGGGCCCCGGCGTCCGCATCGACACCAACCCCTACCGGTAA
- the rplK gene encoding 50S ribosomal protein L11: MAKKVTGFVKLQIPAGKANPAPPVGTALGPQGINIMAFCKEFNARTQGQDAILPVEITIYGDKSFSFILKTPPAAFLVKREAGIEKGSGQPNRNKVGSISKAQVRKIAELKMPDLNCDSLESAMAMIAGAARSMGVEVKG; the protein is encoded by the coding sequence ATGGCAAAGAAGGTCACCGGTTTCGTCAAGCTGCAGATCCCTGCAGGCAAGGCGAATCCGGCCCCGCCCGTCGGCACCGCGCTGGGTCCGCAGGGAATCAACATCATGGCGTTCTGCAAGGAGTTCAATGCACGGACGCAGGGCCAGGATGCGATTCTCCCTGTCGAGATCACCATCTACGGTGACAAGTCGTTCTCGTTCATCCTGAAGACGCCGCCCGCGGCGTTCCTCGTCAAGCGCGAGGCCGGGATCGAGAAGGGCTCGGGTCAGCCGAACCGCAACAAGGTCGGCTCGATCTCGAAGGCGCAGGTCCGGAAGATCGCCGAACTCAAGATGCCTGACCTCAACTGCGACTCGCTCGAGTCGGCGATGGCGATGATCGCCGGCGCCGCTCGCTCGATGGGCGTGGAGGTGAAGGGATGA